A section of the Triticum dicoccoides isolate Atlit2015 ecotype Zavitan chromosome 7A, WEW_v2.0, whole genome shotgun sequence genome encodes:
- the LOC119328445 gene encoding GDSL esterase/lipase At4g28780-like, with the protein MKGLVVVLVGLVIVGAVGASAAQRPVVPAMFVLGDSTLDVGNNNHLPGKDVPRANEPFYGIDFPGGARATGRFSNGYNIADFVARHLGFERSPLAYLVLKSRNYLIPSALTRGVSYASAGAGILDSTNAGKNIPLSKQVSYFASTKAEMEAAWGRHKVSKLLASSFFLLGFGSNDLFQSRPKSQADVAALYATLVSNYSAAITELYGMGARKLGIISPGPVGCVPRVRLLNATGACNDGMNRLTVGLAAAFKYGLAAALSPTRLPGLTYSLADSFAGTRANFDNPQAAGFVNADSACCGSGRLGAEGECMRNATVCSDRDVYAFFDNVHPSQRAAELGAQALFVDGPTQITTPISFKELAHQR; encoded by the exons TCGTGCTCGTGGGCCTCGTGATCGTCGGCGCCGTTGGTGCTAGCGCGGCGCAGCggccggtggtgccggcgatgttcGTGCTGGGGGACTCGACCCTGGACGTGGGCAACAACAACCACCTGCCGGGGAAGGACGTGCCCAGGGCGAACGAGCCCTTCTACGGCATTGACTTCCCCGGCGGCGCAAGGGCCACCGGGAGGTTCAGCAACGGCTACAACATCGCTGATTTCGTCG cGAGGCATTTGGGGTTCGAGAGGAGCCCTCTAGCTTACCTGGTGCTGAAATCTCGCAACTATCTCATCCCAAGCGCTCTGACGAGAGGGGTGAGCTACGCTTCCGCGGGAGCCGGTATCCTCGACTCCACT AACGCGGGAAAGAACATCCCGCTGTCAAAGCAGGTGAGCTActtcgcgtcgaccaaggccgagaTGGAGGCCGCGTGGGGCAGACATAAAGTCTCCAAGCTCCTCGCCAGCTCCTTCTTCCTCCTGGGCTTCGGCAGCAACGACCTCTTCCAGAGCAGACCAAAGTCCCAAGCCGATGTTGCCGCACTCTATGCCACCCTCGTCTCGAACTACTCCGCCGCCATCACCGAACTGTATGGGATGGGCGCGAGAAAATTGGGGATCATCAGCCCTGGCCCAGTGGGGTGTGTGCCGCGGGTGCGCCTGTTGAACGCGACGGGTGCCTGCAACGATGGCATGAACCGCCTCACTGTCGGGCTCGCCGCGGCGTTCAAGTATGGCCTCGCTGCAGCCCTCAGCCCAACGAGGCTCCCAGGCCTCACATACtccctcgccgactccttcgccggCACGCGGGCCAACTTCGACAACCCACAAGCGGCCGGGTTCGTGAACGCCGATAGCGCATGCTGCGGGAGCGGTAGGCTGGGCGCGGAGGGTGAGTGCATGAGGAACGCGACAGTGTGCAGCGACCGCGATGTGTACGCTTTCTTTGACAACGTGCACCCCAGCCAGCGGGCCGCTGAGCTGGGTGCGCAGGCGCTCTTCGTGGACGGGCCGACACAGATCACCACACCCATCAGCTTCAAGGAGCTAGCCCATCAGAGATGA